In Lachancea thermotolerans CBS 6340 chromosome H complete sequence, a single genomic region encodes these proteins:
- the NUR1 gene encoding Nur1p (weakly similar to uniprot|Q12066 Saccharomyces cerevisiae YDL089W Protein of unknown function interacts with meiotic division protein Csm1p green fluorescent protein (GFP)-fusion protein localizes to the nuclear periphery potential Cdc28p substrate), producing MTFRLSRFESPLIEDDGESRASLLGYSPENELYTDVDENRESRFRRFMSFISSSPYDMFLAINEHVESIDWDSKASTIAGPLGNFFTCSLYTARLLQDSLIRPNQQKLDKKRDSFDLSRSEILRKFEYLSQVPKSGVVVTHLNWYWKFLTFLNVALQITVGFLILINLFVAYKFLIGHFQVYSLFYTKTSPRSKNVTKRSLSDLSFKSLEEVTNSSLWTMIRYMFVRKRLIIKDAPKGKYYYQLRKWTPGKFYTALFSAFSPISVIFLLVTEVSFKTALAVIGHQYILFLVLFKRYESRLDDEACLAKAHFEEINEKVIKPKTTIKTQDAMVDATTYGGGAAFFPSFTTTRSHIFQTHAVTGDIITERYNPETRNFEDVENTGRAKNYISQIQGVSHGQQVVSRSKAMNGATARPQFFSRQPSPSKIGTPSIILNYRTSPFSAPTTPTLKPVNGVQNGQSIFRNSPDPSKANSLNCDTSHLSRNNTLSRLRRNSVSPTKSGNYCSASGMRAIHKSNFGADSSVSYSMEAPSNELPFEEVARRGRHPFEITASRDLPAGRSSAVSSRHSSISPFKGNTSFAGRESLDSRPPFR from the coding sequence ATGACCTTTCGCTTGTCGAGGTTCGAGTCTCCCCTTATTGAAGATGACGGGGAAAGTCGAGCAAGTCTGCTAGGATATTCACCAGAAAATGAGCTTTACACTGACGTCGATGAGAACCGCGAAAGCCGATTTAGAAGGTTCATGTCTTTTATCAGCAGCTCGCCCTATGACATGTTTTTGGCGATTAACGAACATGTTGAGAGCATAGATTGGGATTCCAAGGCAAGCACTATCGCCGGGCCTCTTGGTAACTTCTTCACATGTTCATTGTACACAGCGCGGCTTTTGCAGGATAGCCTTATTAGAccaaatcaacaaaaacttgacaAAAAGCGCGATTCTTTTGACCTTTCAAGATCTGAAATTCTTAGGAAATTCGAGTACTTATCGCAAGTTCCAAAGAGTGGTGTGGTTGTCACTCACCTTAATTGGTATTGGAAATTTCTCACATTTCTGAATgttgctcttcaaattaCGGTGGGGTTCTTGATCCTCATAAATCTGTTTGTTGCATACAAATTCCTGATAGGCCACTTTCAGGTATACTCATTGTTCTACACAAAAACATCACCAAGATCTAAAAATGTTACCAAGCGGTCGCTGAGTGacttgagcttcaagtcaCTTGAGGAAGTCACAAATAGCTCCTTATGGACAATGATTCGGTACATGTTTGTTCGGAAAAGGCTAATTATCAAAGACGCGCCTAAAGGAAAATACTACTACCAGTTGAGAAAATGGACGCCAGGAAAATTCTACACCGCTCTTTTCAGCGCCTTTTCCCCCATCTCCGTTATTTTTTTGCTCGTCACAGaagtttctttcaagacagCGCTTGCTGTTATTGGGCATCAATACATCTTATTCCTTGTTCTCTTCAAGAGGTACGAGAGCAGATTAGATGACGAAGCTTGTTTGGCAAAGGCACATTTCGAAGAAATCAATGAAAAGGTAATCAAACccaaaacaacaatcaaaaCGCAGGACGCAATGGTTGATGCTACGACGTATGGAGGAGGGGCTGCATTTTTCCCTTCATTCACAACTACTCGGTCCcatatttttcaaacacaCGCAGTCACCGGTGACATTATTACAGAACGCTACAACCCTGAAAccagaaattttgaagatgttgaaaatACTGGCAGGGCAAAAAATTATATTAGCCAAATTCAAGGCGTAAGCCACGGTCAGCAAGTTGTGAGCAGATCAAAGGCAATGAATGGTGCAACGGCCCGCCCGCAGTTTTTTAGCCGTCAACCCAGCCCAAGCAAAATCGGCACACCCTCCATTATATTAAACTATCGAACCTCGCCTTTCTCGGCACCTACTACGCCGACTTTGAAACCCGTAAATGGTGTGCAAAATGGGCAATCGATCTTCAGGAATTCACCAGATCCAAGCAAAGCCAATTCTCTAAACTGTGATACGTCGCACTTGTCTCGCAATAACACTTTATCCCGTCTTCGGCGGAACTCAGTTAGCCCCACAAAATCTGGAAACTACTGTAGTGCTTCAGGAATGAGGGCGATTCATAAGTCAAATTTTGGTGCTGATAGCTCCGTTTCTTACAGCATGGAAGCTCCAAGCAACGAACTCcctttcgaagaagttgcacGCCGCGGGCGTCACCCGTTTGAGATCACTGCCTCCCGAGACTTACCTGCTGGCCGTTCATCGGCTGTGTCCTCCAGGCACAGCAGTATCAGTCCATTCAAGGGCAATACTTCATTTGCAGGTCGTGAATCCTTAGATTCGAGGCCTCCTTTCAGGTGA
- a CDS encoding Nup35/Nup53 family RNA-binding protein (weakly similar to uniprot|Q05166 Saccharomyces cerevisiae YDL088C ASM4 Nuclear pore complex subunit part of a subcomplex also containing Nup53p Nup170p and Pse1p): protein MSSIFGGSGSSTQGRFSNLNVNLPQQQLQQQQPTSTFSQQQQVHTQPLVGSGSTAQSFENPMENTKPSWFNNPRKRTIPQSIVKRSAKPGSSDSSSTTNNSGSSSGNKNDFGAIAFGSKKAPHTLNPSAKPTDPKDSLPHGVLMDSNEAPPTKSLYDWQREDEFGAMLPPSHLESTLHDQSYSSSKKADTSSLRNVFDKSDNVKSMAEATEVKMNGTSSAVSNRNESAVIVFGYPESISNQIIIHFSKFGNILEDFEALRGASGINAATLKLRSKHTSENSPSRKLPIFTGDGWIKLTYDSPPSALRALQENGVVYGGCLVGCVPYTKTAVEQLASCKIEKADDVGSFSVPSSSMLGNGLGAINGGNGLRNEKPNAQETQGSEEKGAFFLPSNRIDLKDGKSLFVPNGPNSSNHNFLRTIESKMQEQENGSQHPNGVLGKVNNWLFGWNDL from the coding sequence ATGTCCTCCATATTCGGAGGTTCTGGATCTAGCACACAAGGGAGGTTCTCTAACCTCAACGTCAATCTTCCGCAACAACAgctccaacaacaacaacccACATCAACCTTCtcacaacagcagcaggtACACACCCAACCTCTGGTTGGCTCTGGTAGCACAgcacaaagctttgaaaatcCCATGGAGAATACAAAACCATCTTGGTTCAACAACcccagaaaaagaactATTCCACAGTCAATTGTTAAGCGTTCAGCAAAACCAGGTTCTTCCGATAGCTCTTCGACTACTAATAACTCAGGATCTTCTTCcggaaacaaaaatgacTTTGGGGCAATTGCATTTGGCAGTAAAAAAGCCCCCCACACCTTGAATCCATCGGCAAAGCCAACAGATCCTAAAGATTCCCTACCTCATGGCGTTCTGATGGACTCCAATGAGGCTCCTCCAACGAAATCTCTATACGATTGGCAGCGGGAGGACGAATTTGGTGCTATGTTGCCTCCATCGCACCTAGAATCCACTCTGCACGATCAGTCCTAcagttcttccaaaaaagcagaCACATCTTCTCTTCGCAATGTTTTCGACAAGAGTGATAATGTCAAGTCTATGGCAGAAGCCACGGAAGTGAAAATGAATGGTACAAGTTCAGCAGTATCGAATAGGAACGAAAGCGCTGTGATAGTATTTGGCTATCCAGAGTCTATTTCTAATCAAATAATCATtcatttttccaagttcGGCAACATTTTAGAggactttgaagctcttaGAGGTGCTTCCGGCATAAACGCTGCAACATTAAAGCTGCGCAGTAAACACACCTCTGAAAATAGCCCATCTCGCAAACTGCCCATATTTACTGGGGACGGTTGGATCAAATTGACGTATGACTCGCCACCTTCAGCGCTCCGGGctctccaagaaaatggTGTTGTTTATGGTGGATGCTTGGTTGGTTGCGTTCCATATACAAAGACTGCGGTTGAGCAACTAGCATCTTgcaaaattgaaaaagctgatgaTGTTGGTAGCTTCAGTGTACCATCTAGCTCAATGTTAGGAAACGGACTGGGCGCTATTAATGGGGGCAATGGATTGCGAAATGAAAAGCCGAACGCTCAGGAAACCCAGGGATCTGAAGAGAAAGGTGCCTTTTTTCTACCTTCAAACCGGATTGACTTGAAAGATGGTAAATCGTTATTTGTACCTAATGGCCCCAACTCTAGCAAccacaactttttgagaacAATTGAATCAAAGATGCAGGAGCAAGAAAATGGTAGCCAACACCCGAACGGAGTACTGGGGAAAGTCAACAACTGGCTTTTTGGCTGGAATGACCTGTAA
- a CDS encoding KLTH0H15950p (similar to uniprot|P28625 Saccharomyces cerevisiae YMR152W) — protein sequence MSQKVANRSIVFYNSQSPPSVITEELDLGNCFSPSELVVKIHAAALNPVDFLLQGFAYSWLVGKGPKGFSRDYSGEVVKVGANVKDFKVGDKVSGLFQHLYGKQGTLCDYLILDPSKQPAISKISPVGHPEYDDYVINASWALVFGTAYQALHNYGQNLGPDSKVLVIGASTSVSNALIQIAKNRMKIGTVVGICSKKSFEYNKKLGYDYLAAYDDGSTVENVKQIMKNNMGNEKFDLIFDSVGNSEFFECINDVLKDKCQNSHYVSVTGDKKLNYSNPRIRDSLPGWESIRRIGPFRKYNYKLLLLKPEATFAKIGSEMIAQKQFVPAVDSVYAFEDYSKAFERLKSNKAKGKVVIQISQ from the coding sequence ATGAGCCAAAAAGTGGCTAATAGATCTATAGTGTTTTACAACAGTCAAAGCCCGCCTTCTGTCATaactgaagagcttgacCTTGGGAACTGCTTTAGCCCTTCTGAATTGGTTGTCAAAATCCATGCTGCGGCGCTGAACCCAGTGGACTTTCTTCTACAAGGCTTTGCTTATTCTTGGTTGGTTGGAAAGGGACCGAAgggcttttcaagagacTACAGCGGTGAAGTAGTGAAGGTCGGTGCAAAcgtcaaagacttcaaggTTGGAGACAAAGTTTCTGGACTATTCCAACACCTCTACGGCAAGCAGGGCACACTCTGCGACTATCTTATCCTGGACCCTTCTAAGCAGCCAGCgatttccaaaatttcgcCAGTGGGCCATCCCGAGTATGACGACTATGTGATCAACGCCTCGTGGGCCTTGGTGTTTGGAACGGCATACCAAGCCCTCCATAACTATGGCCAAAACCTTGGTCCAGATTCTAAAGTTCTGGTGATCGGAGCCTCCACCTCAGTATCGAACGCGCTGATTCAAATTGCAAAGAACCGAATGAAGATTGGAACCGTCGTCGGCATATGCTCGAAGAAATCATTTGaatacaacaaaaagctaGGATATGACTATCTGGCCGCTTATGACGATGGTTCTACCGTGGAAAATGTCAAACAAATTATGAAGAATAACATGGGTAATGAGAAGTTTGACCTAATATTCGACTCTGTGGGTAATTCtgagttttttgaatgcaTCAACGATGTGCTGAAGGATAAATGCCAGAACTCTCACTATGTGTCGGTTACCGGAGACAAAAAACTTAACTACTCCAACCCAAGGATCCGAGACTCCCTCCCCGGCTGGGAGTCAATAAGAAGGATTGGCCCATTTCGTAAATATAACTACAAgctccttcttttgaaacccGAGGCCACCTTCGCCAAAATCGGTTCCGAAATGATAgcacaaaaacaatttgtGCCCGCAGTTGATTCAGTCTATGCTTTCGAAGACTACAGCAAAGCATTCGAGAGACTTAAGTCTAATAAGGCCAAGGGGAAGGTTGTAATCCAAATAAGTCAATAA